DNA sequence from the bacterium genome:
CCCCATACCCATGTTATTTTCCATTTTACGGACGGTGGTGAACTCCATTTTCGGGATCCGCGGCGGTTTGGCAGTCTGGACTATGCCGGGCCGGGCGAGGCGCTCGAAATGGCCTTCCTCAGGGATTTGGGGCTTGAGCCCCTTTCACCGGCCTTCACACCCGATTTTCTCCGGCAACGTTTGGCATCGACGCAGCGGACGGTCAAAACCTTGATAATGGATCAGCGGGTGGTGGTTGGCGTGGGTAACATCTACGCCAATGAGGCGCTTTTCCGCGCGGGCCTGCATCCGCAGCGGCGGGGGAACAGCCTGAGTGCGCAGGAGGGCGCGGCGCTGCATGCCGCGGTCGTCCAGGTCTTGCAGGAAGCGGTGGAGCGCGGCGGTACCACCCTGACCGATTTCCGCAATGCCGAGGGAGAGCCGGGTTTTTTTCAGCTTGATCTGGCCGTTTATGGCCGCCAGCAGCAGCCTTGCCCGCGCTGCGGCCGGGAGATCCTCCGCCTGGTCCAGGGGGGACGCAGCTCGTTTTTCTGTGAAACCTGTCAAAAATAAAGGTTCATTGGCCTATGGCCAAAATACTTTCCGACAAATTCTTTGAACAGCTGGGCGAGCGCACGATCTCGTTCTTCACCACGGTGTATGACATCGCTGTGCTTTTCATTCAGAGCATCAAGGCGCTGCCGTCGCTATGGTTCTACCGCCGTCAATTCCTCGAGCAGATCTATGCCTTCAGCGTCAAGACCCTGCCGATTGCGGCAGTGATCGCGGTCTTCATCGGTCTCGGGGCGACGGTGCAAAGCACCTATCAATCCTCCGAACTGCTCACTCGTGCAATCCTCGTCAATGTCATTTTCAAGACGACCATCCTCGAGCTCTGTCCGATCATCCTCTCCCTGGTGCTGGCCGGTAAACTGGGGGCCTCACTCGCCGCGGAGATTGGCAGCATGAAGATCTCCGAACAGATCGAGGCCCTTGAAACCATGTCGCTCGATCCCGTCGGTTTTTTAGTGGTACCGCGCATCGTCGCCGGCCTGCTGATGCTGCCGGTGATCACCATCTTCGCCAACGCCCTGGCGATCTTCAGCTCCTTCTTCGTTTCAGCGGTGGCCACCGACTGGATCTCGGCGCAGGAGTTCGGCAGCGGCATGCAGATGGACTTCAAGGCGTTCGAACTCTATTTTGGCAACCTGATCAAGCCGGCGGTGTACGGCGTCCTGATCGCCCTGGTGGGAAGCTATTTCGGGCTGCGAACCACCGGCGGCGCCAAAGGCGTCGGGACCGCCTCCACCAACGCCGTGGTGGTCTCGGCGGTTTTCATCGTCATCTTTGATTACTATCTGGGAAAACTTTTACTATGATCACCGTGCGCGGCGTCCACAAGAGCTTTGAGGAGAAGGAGGTGCTGACCGGCATCGATCTGGATATTCCGGATAATAATAACCTGGTCATCCTCGGCCCGAGCGGACAGGGTAAAACGGTCTTCATCAAGACTCTGGTGCGGTTGATCGAGCCGGACGCGGGCTCGATCGCCTATGATGGAGACGATATTCTCAAGATGAGCCGCAAGGAATGGCAGGCCTACCAGAATCACATCGCTTTCGTTTTTCAGAATTCGGCTCTATTCGATTTTCTCGATGTGCGCGAAAATCTGAGCCTCTTTTTGCGCATGCACAAGCGATTGAGCCCGTTTCAAATGTACAACGAGGTGAGCCGGGCGATCAATTTTGTCGGCTTGGGCGAGGATGTCCTCGACAAATTCCCCGAGGAGTTGAGCGGCGGCATGCGCAAGCGCGTCGCTATCGCCCGCGCCATGATCAAGCGCCCCAAATATATCTTTTATGATGAGCCCACCACCGGACTGGACCAGAACAATGCCGAGAAGGTGAGCGAACTCATCCTCATGCTCAAGAACGAGATTGCCGCCACCTCCATCATTGTGACCCATGACATCAAATTGATGCGCGATGTGGCCGACCGGGTTGCCCTCCTCCGGGAGGGAAATATCTCATTTACCGGCACCAAGGAAGAAATTTCGGCTGAAACCCTGGAGTTTTTATACGAGACACGAGGAGAATATGACCTATAAAAAGATGAGCTATATTTCCGGCGTGATCATTTTTTTCAGCGCCGTGATCCTGCTTTGGGCCATTCTGTGGCTCTCGGGCCAGCGGATCATCTCGTCGAGCGAGTACCGCGTGTTTTTTAAATTTTCGGATGTTGTCGGCTTGCGCGACCGCTCTCAGGTCTTCATGCGCGGCTATCGCATCGGCTGGACCAAGGGAGTGCGCTTCGAGGAGGATGGGGTGGTGGTGCGGGTCGATATCAAGGACCGCTTTCATATCCCGATCGATTCCAAGATTGAAATCAACACCCTCAACCTCATCGGCGAAAAGGCCATCACCATCGAGCCGGGTAAATCGCCGAAGGTGTTGCCGGCCGAGGGCCAGCTGGAAGGCCAGAACAAGGATATCATGATAGTCGCTAAAACCATGCTGATGGATCTTCGCAGCCGGATGGAGGGGGGTGAACTCGATCAGCGGATCAGGGAGGCCTCATCCTCTATCAAGACCATGAACGAGGTGCTCATCAAGGTCGATAAAAAGGTCGATGCCCTCGATGTCCCCATGTACAATCGCCAGATCGCCGAGATTGGCGAAGCCGCCCGAAGCATCCGGCTAGCGGGCTCGGAGGCGACCGAACTGGCCAAGGAGAGCCGGGGTAGCGTTAAGCAGGTTGAGGAGACCGCCGGCAAACTCTCCCTCCTCTCCGATCAGCTGACCGGGATCGCGACCCGGCTCAATAGCGGTGAGGGGTCAGCGGGCGAGCTGCTGCAGAATAAGGAATATGTCAAGAATCTCAATGCGACGGTGACCGAACTCAAACTCCTCATCGAGGATTTGAAGCAGAATCCGGACAAGTACATCAAGGTGTCGGTTTTCTAGAGTGTAACCGCCGGGCTGGTCCTTGCGACCGGCCCGGCGGCATCAACCTTTCTCCGTACCCTCTCGTCCCCACCCGGCTCTTGCAGTACGCTCTTCGTAACCTTTCGTCCCCAACCGGTTCGCGCCGGAACGCTCAGTCCCGACCCGCTTTCAGGCGAAACCGGATGTACTTGATCCGTTTCCCTTCCTTAATATGTCTCTGCTCGTAGGCAGTCTGAATTCCAGTCAGATCGGGATCGGATGGCCCGGAATAAAGGTCGGGAGTACTGGCCAGAACCTCCGCTTTACGCCTTGCCAGAATCCGCAAGGTGAAAGCGTAGAGGCCTTCATCATCGGTTTTCAGGTGGAGGAGGCCATCCGGTTGTAAGAGGAGTTGGTAGAGATCGAGGAACCGCGTGGAGGTGAGCCGCTTTTTATGCTTGCCGCCTGCTGGATGGGGATCCGGGAAGGTAATCCAGATCACAGCGATTTCTCCAGGTGCAAAATATTCGCCAAGCTGTTCGATGCTGGCGCGCACAAAGCCGGCATTGGTCAGGCCGAGCTCCAGGGCGCGGGTGGCGCCGACCCACAGGCGCGGACCCTTGATATCGATGCCGATAAAATTGCGCTCCGGATAGCGCTGGGCCAGCGCCAAGGTGTAATCGCCTTTGCCGCACGCCAGTTCGAGGGTGATGGGACGATCATTGTGAAAAAAATCGGAGTGCCAGTGACCCCGCAGGCTGCCGGGATCCTGGCGTACGTTCGCCAATCCTGGAAGGGCGGCGAAGCGGATGAGTTTTTGTTTGGCCATATCGGGGGAGTATTTACGAAGAATTCTCTTGCATTGCAAGGAGAAAAAAAGCAGGGTACCCAAGAAATCTTCATCCCACCCGCTGCTTTGCCCGCGGGCCCCGATTCAGGTTTTCACCGACCTACGCTCTCGGTCCCACCCGCTGCTTAGGCCGCAAGCCCCCATTTCCGGCTCTCACCCGCACCCGATTGCCTGAGGTCGCGGGTAAGAGCAGAGTGCCTATCTCAGCCGGCTTTGCGGGCGGCCAGGAAGTAAAAGATGATCAAGGCCAGTCCACCGAAAAGGAGCATACTGGCCAGGGTGAAGATGTCCTGGCCATCACCGTAGATCGTGCCGACCAAGGCACCAAGTCCAACGCCGCTCAGCACCAGACCCCATTTGAGCGAAGTGGGGGCATTCTCGCGAACGGGCTGGGCGAAGAGGGCCTGAAGGATCTCGGCCGTCACCCCTTTCTCGATCATCTGCCGCTTCAATTTGTTATCCGAGAGGATCTTCACCATTAAAACGACCATGGCAAATGCGCCCAGAGGGACCAATTCTTCCATCATAGGATTCTCCTTTCTTGGTTGAGGGATTTCATTTCGCTCTACCTTATCTGACAGGTCAGGGGGGAAAATGTTGCAGGAGAGCAATACCTTGTTGCAATTACCCGAGAATTTCTTATCTTATTATGTAGGTACCGCCTGTACAGGCGAGCCGAGGTCAGGGAACACCGGGTGTGGGCGAGAGGTGATGGCTGGCCCCGGGATGCACCGAGTGCAACATTTCAGCCGCTTGGCGGTCTAATCAGAGGGAATGGACACCCGAGACGATAAAACGCTGATCGAATCCATCCTCGCGGGCGACCAGGGCGATTTCGCCCTGCTGCTGGCGCGCTACCAGAAACTGGTCGTGCACCTGGTCGCGCGGATGATTCCCCGGGCATCAGACCGTGAGGACCTGTGCCAGGAGATTTTTCTGCGCATCTACCGCAGCCTCGGCGAATTCGAGCATAAATCCAAATTATCCACCTGGGTGGCTACAGTCGCCCACAATACCTGCATCAATTATCTGCAGAAGAAACGCCTGCCGCTCTACGAGGACCTGGCCGGGCCAGAATCCGACGAGAATGCCGAGGCAAGCCGCCGGCTCGAATGGGT
Encoded proteins:
- the mutM gene encoding bifunctional DNA-formamidopyrimidine glycosylase/DNA-(apurinic or apyrimidinic site) lyase produces the protein MPELPEVETICRSLAPHITGKLLAGVEVSAPKLRRPLPSATVLRGLSNQRILALERRAKYLLWHLDGGGVLVIHLGMSGRLSYCNPPRPAEPHTHVIFHFTDGGELHFRDPRRFGSLDYAGPGEALEMAFLRDLGLEPLSPAFTPDFLRQRLASTQRTVKTLIMDQRVVVGVGNIYANEALFRAGLHPQRRGNSLSAQEGAALHAAVVQVLQEAVERGGTTLTDFRNAEGEPGFFQLDLAVYGRQQQPCPRCGREILRLVQGGRSSFFCETCQK
- a CDS encoding ABC transporter permease, with amino-acid sequence MAKILSDKFFEQLGERTISFFTTVYDIAVLFIQSIKALPSLWFYRRQFLEQIYAFSVKTLPIAAVIAVFIGLGATVQSTYQSSELLTRAILVNVIFKTTILELCPIILSLVLAGKLGASLAAEIGSMKISEQIEALETMSLDPVGFLVVPRIVAGLLMLPVITIFANALAIFSSFFVSAVATDWISAQEFGSGMQMDFKAFELYFGNLIKPAVYGVLIALVGSYFGLRTTGGAKGVGTASTNAVVVSAVFIVIFDYYLGKLLL
- a CDS encoding ATP-binding cassette domain-containing protein is translated as MITVRGVHKSFEEKEVLTGIDLDIPDNNNLVILGPSGQGKTVFIKTLVRLIEPDAGSIAYDGDDILKMSRKEWQAYQNHIAFVFQNSALFDFLDVRENLSLFLRMHKRLSPFQMYNEVSRAINFVGLGEDVLDKFPEELSGGMRKRVAIARAMIKRPKYIFYDEPTTGLDQNNAEKVSELILMLKNEIAATSIIVTHDIKLMRDVADRVALLREGNISFTGTKEEISAETLEFLYETRGEYDL
- a CDS encoding MlaD family protein codes for the protein MTYKKMSYISGVIIFFSAVILLWAILWLSGQRIISSSEYRVFFKFSDVVGLRDRSQVFMRGYRIGWTKGVRFEEDGVVVRVDIKDRFHIPIDSKIEINTLNLIGEKAITIEPGKSPKVLPAEGQLEGQNKDIMIVAKTMLMDLRSRMEGGELDQRIREASSSIKTMNEVLIKVDKKVDALDVPMYNRQIAEIGEAARSIRLAGSEATELAKESRGSVKQVEETAGKLSLLSDQLTGIATRLNSGEGSAGELLQNKEYVKNLNATVTELKLLIEDLKQNPDKYIKVSVF
- the trmB gene encoding tRNA (guanosine(46)-N7)-methyltransferase TrmB, with amino-acid sequence MAKQKLIRFAALPGLANVRQDPGSLRGHWHSDFFHNDRPITLELACGKGDYTLALAQRYPERNFIGIDIKGPRLWVGATRALELGLTNAGFVRASIEQLGEYFAPGEIAVIWITFPDPHPAGGKHKKRLTSTRFLDLYQLLLQPDGLLHLKTDDEGLYAFTLRILARRKAEVLASTPDLYSGPSDPDLTGIQTAYEQRHIKEGKRIKYIRFRLKAGRD
- a CDS encoding sigma-70 family RNA polymerase sigma factor; its protein translation is MDTRDDKTLIESILAGDQGDFALLLARYQKLVVHLVARMIPRASDREDLCQEIFLRIYRSLGEFEHKSKLSTWVATVAHNTCINYLQKKRLPLYEDLAGPESDENAEASRRLEWVPAAEASPLEHVEARDLRATLQREIDALPLTFRAILTLFHLEEMSYSEIAEVTALPEGTVKSYLFRARRLLRDRLAAQYPVEA